In a genomic window of Thunnus thynnus chromosome 16, fThuThy2.1, whole genome shotgun sequence:
- the nusap1 gene encoding nucleolar and spindle-associated protein 1 — MDLDSMKYAELRSLAKELGLKANMKADKLLKAIKQHYEQEKMEGGEQGNEKDADVVQEDENVAQDSAQGGEDATCKTDDSSTSVFVNTRRGKGNRTKRKISDTATVTECDELPPSAEEGEAEVTASSPTCGARDAKKRRVSPARDSEKTDSELPTEPPASSSEEQPGNKDEAPVHCDTGNAPKVAKAGKIPRYERLQKKKKKALLKPVTPNFKKLHEAHFNKMESIDSYVHRKTKQMETYRNSAKELKMPSDKMKLQQVDGKTQAKANASRASMFSPVTVNKRPAEDKHRVTLHSASKAPPNKPAGKKDAPFRPSVLSTRRINVRFSEATQDNEHKKSLVKTPARMSLSVISSTPQKQTADGGKPNDVKTFSATKTPRPFVFTGNTSTITTPGTQKKSNFDLKASLSRPLTYKPHTGKLKPFGEVKENAAGNKSLISDSHQKNYKQHKVQTREERRANHTEDRKQKKANMLGARRGLVMM, encoded by the exons ATGGATTTGGATTCCATGAAATATGCAGAATTACGAAGCCTCGCGAAGGAGCTCGGACTTAAAGCCAATATGAAG GCTGATAAACTCCTGAAAGCAATCAAGCAGCATTATGAACAAGAAAAGATGGAGGGGGGAGAGCAG GGAAATGAGAAGGATGCTGATGTTGTGCAAGAAGATGAAAATGTGGCACAAGACAGTGCTCAGGGAGGTGAAGATGCAACTTGCAAGACGGATGATTCCAGCACCTCTGTGTTTGTGAACACACGTCGAGGGAAAGGAAATAGGACCAAGAGAAAGATCTCTGATACTGCAACAGTGACTGAGTGTGATGAGTTACCACCTAGTGCAGAAGAG ggtgAGGCTGAAGTCACTGCATCTAGTCCAACCTGCGGTGCCAGGGATGCTAAAAAGAGACGAGTGTCCCCTGCCAGGGACTCTGAAAAAACAGACTCCGAGCTTCCTACAGAGCCACCAGCCTCCAGCAGTGAGGAGCAGCCTGGTAACAAAGATGAAGCACCTGTGCATTGTGATACAG GAAATGCACCAAAAGTTGCCAAAGCTGGTAAAATCCCCCGCTACGAACGGctccagaagaagaagaagaaggcttTGTTGAAGCCAGTCACTCCTA ACTTCAAAAAACTCCACGAGGCACATTTTAACAAGATGGAGTCCATTGACTCATATGTCCATCGGAAGACCAAGCAGATGGAGACTTACAGAAATTCAGCTAAAGAACTGAAG aTGCCGTCAGACAAAATGAAACTGCAGCAAGTTGATGGCAAAACTCAAGCA AAGGCAAATGCGAGTCGTGCTTCCATGTTCAGCCCTGTCACGGTGAATAAGAGACCAGCTGAGGACAAACACAGAGTCACTTTGCACTCAGCAAGTAAAGCTCCCCCAAATAAACCGGCTGGGAAGAAAGATGCTCCATTCAGACCGTCTGTCCTTTCCACTCGCAGGATCAATGTTCG GTTCTCTGAAGCCACTCAAGACAATGAGCATAAGAAGTCCTTGGTGAAAACGCCGGCACGCATGTCACTCAGCGTGATCTCGAGTACCCCACAAAAACAGACCGCAGATGGAGGAAAGCCAAACGATGTCAAGACTTTCTCTGCTACAAAGACTccaa GGCCTTTCGTTTTCACTGGCAACACAAGCACTATAACAACCCCTGGAACCCAAAAGAAGTCTAACTTTGATCTGAAGGCGAGTCTGTCTCGTCCCCTCACCTACAAGCCTCATACAG GTAAACTGAAGCCGTTTGGAGAGGTCAAAGAAAACGCAGCAGGAAACAAGTCGCTGATCTCAGACTCGCATCAGAAAAATTACAAACAGCACAAAGTCCAGACAAG gGAGGAAAGAAGAGCAAATCACACTGAGGACCGGAAGCAGAAGAAAGCGAATATGCTTGGTGCAAGAAGAGGCCTCGTCATGATGTAG
- the ndufaf1 gene encoding complex I intermediate-associated protein 30, mitochondrial has protein sequence MSLPKITRLPPVRLLSSVHQQLLLPAISPLTVPRRAVTQGEYRRPGQPKEYKFPWQKINFDFSKGLEGIKKHFMLLKNEFSDRWVGPEGKPILEHMLEQNRVIWEFRGAESLEQWTVSSDREIGGQSEVYLKLGKNNNTCFLYGTLSSTPPRDGETRYSGYCTMRSKQPLASFDRKKHHDWSSFNTLHMRVRGDGRPWMINVAAETYFSHQKDDIYSYFLYTRGGPYWQDVKIPFSKFFITHRGRIQDDQHCLWLDKINTIGFTLGDKTDGPFQLEIDFIGVCKDNAHTEEFAYEMYKRNPEV, from the exons ATGTCGCTGCCAAAAATCACACGTCTCCCTCCAGTGAGGCTGCTGAGCTCCGTCCACCAGCAGCTGCTTCTCCCCGCTATCAGTCCTCTCACTGTGCCCAGAAGAGCTGTGACTCAGGGGGAATACAGACGGCCTGGCCAGCCTAAAGAATACAAGTTTCCATGGCAGAAGATTAACTTTGACTTCTCAAAGGGCTTGGAGGGGATAAAGAAGCATTTCATGCTGCTGAAAAATGAGTTTTCTGACCGCTGGGTCGGTCCAGAGGGGAAACCAATTCTTGAGCACATGCTGGAGCAGAACCGAGTCATATGGGAGTTCAGAGGTGCAGAGAGCCTGGAGCAGTGGACGGTGTCCTCGGATCGTGAGATAGGAGGCCAAAGTGAAGTTTACTTGAAGCTTGGCAAAAACAATAATACCTGTTTTCTGTATGGCACTCTGAGCTCTACCCCTCCAAGGGACGGAGAAACACGCTACAGTGGCTACTGCACCATGCGCTCAAAGCAACCACTG GCTTCGTTTGATAGAAAGAAGCATCATGATTGGTCCAGTTTCAACACCCTGCATATGCGTGTGCGTGGTGATGGCCGCCCGTGGATGATCAACGTTGCAGCAGAAACATATTTCTCTCACCAGAAAGACGACATATACAGTTATTTCCTGTATACCAGAGGAGGACCCTACTGGCAAGATGTCAAG ATCCCTTTTTCAAAGTTCTTCATCACACATCGCGGAAGGATACAAGATGATCAGCATTGTCTCTGGCTAGATAAG ATTAATACCATTGGATTTACCTTGGGAGACAAAACAGATGGTCCATTCCAGCTGGAGATTGACTTCATTGGCGTCTGCAAAGACAATGCACACACTGAGGAGTTTGCCTACGAGATGTACAAGAGGAATCCTGAAGTTTGA
- the golga5 gene encoding golgin subfamily A member 5 translates to MSWFAEFAGKAEDFLNKVDQGAATALSKNQEKTSSFKSIYEGDATVQPEYNPAGYKTDAAVTHHAYASSHDTPTYISAAAGNIKRTNATLVAGTANVSSTNSGSAGSPPSSAKTSSGFVRPKKSEQDVDDDMLFDFLNSSDPPVSNRRDSRRELAKVAVPVTEAQNPTPPPSTTPHTIPSAPSTPPSTRGVSRASSLSSLSAHSIKTSEESSAKEPSQDTPESSDSGMAVPQESSRLEPLPVEEPQSQVLSSLRLENQLLRSEVASLNQEMASVIQRAKDLQDDLNHARLRSDKFNSEQSQTDRTLRQLRSQVDDLTEALSAKDGQLAVLKIRLDEADQLLKSRSTALEEAQKETSRIMQNHTEGSSIQSQALETMQERLREAEQAVRREQDSYRQMQSEYAGRLSRLEAERQTLAETVTATERRATEEKLRMDDFQQQLKSAKAAAETAKQELQDYKHKASRILQSKEKLISSLKEGSGLDTLDGSGAMALEMEELRHEKDLQREEIQKLQGQVRVLRTEIQDLENQALTETEAWREQQVQLQEQQALQNRAKQEVEAEVERYKQELQYLEEEQHRAKTTLQSRIKDREDEIQKLRNQLTNKTLSSSQTELENRLHQLTETLIQKQTMLEALGTEKSSLVFQLERLEQQLKNAQGGQSGGPAINMSSIDGPGARQRNTPVLFSDQESPGVYGKVRKAASTIDRFSIRLGIFLRRYPMARVFIILYMAVLHLWVMIVLLTYTPEMHHGHPDGR, encoded by the exons ATGTCTTGGTTTGCTGAGTTTGCTGGGAAAGCTGAAGACTTCCTGAATAAAGTGGACCAGGGAGCTGCCACCGCTCTGAGCAAAAACCAGGAGAAAACATCCTCCTTCAAGTCAATTTACGAAGGCGATGCAACTGTCCAACCTGAATACAACCCTGCAGGGTACAAGACCGACGCAGCTGTGACACATCATGCCTATGCATCCTCTCACGATACACCAACCTACATCTCTGCAGCAGCGGGCAACATCAAGAGAACCAATGCGACCCTGGTGGCAGGCACAGCCAACGTGTCCAGTACCAACTCTGGCTCAGCAGGCAGTCCTCCCAGCTCTGCCAAGACCTCCTCTGGCTTTGTGAGGCCCAAAAAGAGCGAGCAGGATGTGGACGATGACATGCTTTTTGACTTTCTGAACAGCTCGGACCCTCCAGTCAGCAACAGGAGGGATTCAAGAAGAGAACTTGCAAAAGTGGCAGTTCCAGTCACCGAGGCCCAAAACCCAACACCTCCCCCTTCCACTACTCCTCACACCATCCCCTCAGCCCCGTCCACGCCCCCCTCAACCCGCGGTGTGTCCCGGGCCTCAAGCCTCAGCTCGCTGTCTGCTCACAGCATCAAAACATCAGAGGAGAGCTCTGCTAAAGAGCCAAGCCAAG acacacctgaGAGTTCAGACTCAGGCATGGCTGTCCCTCAGGAGTCCAGCAGATTGGAGCCTCTTCCTGTAGAGGAGCCGCAGAGCCAAGTCCTGTCCAGCCTGCGTTTGGAGAACCAACTGCTGCGCAGTGAGGTGGCTTCCCTCAACCAGGAGATGGCTTCAGTCATCCAGAGAGCAAAAGACTTGCAAGATG ATTTGAATCACGCCCGACTACGTTCAGACAAATTTAACTCAGAGCAGTCACAGACTGACCGGACGTTACGACAACTGCGGTCACAGGTTGATGACCTGACAGAGGCCCTCTCTGCCAAAGATGGTCAACTTGCAGTCCTGAAAATCAGACTAGATGAAGCTGATCAGCTGCTTAAGTCCCGCAGTACTGCACTAGAGGAGGCACAGAAGGAAACATCCAG aattATGCAAAACCACACAGAGGGGAGCAGCATACAGTCCCAAGCTCTCGAGACGATGCAGGAGAGGCTGCGAGAGGCTGAGCAGGCTGTCAGGAGGGAACAGGACAGCTATCGGCAGATGCAG AGTGAGTATGCTGGTCGCCTGTCCAGACTGGAGGCTGAGAGACAGACCCTCGCTGAGACGGTGACAGCAACAGAGCGGCGAGCAACAGAGGAGAAGCTCAGGATGGACGACTTCCAACAGCAACTGAAAAGTGCCaaagctgcagctgagactgccAAACAGGAGTTACAAGACTATAAGCATAAAGCCTCACGAATCCTACAA TCCAAAGAGAAGCTCATCAGCAGTCTGAAGGAGGGATCTGGTCTGGACACACTGGACGGCAGCGGCGCCATGGCTCTGGAAATGGAGGAACTGCGTCACGAGAAGGATCTGCAGAGGGAAGAGATCCAAAAACTACAGGGTCAAGTGCGTGTGCTCCGAACAGAAATACAG gaTTTGGAGAATCAGGCCCTGACGGAGACAGAAGCGTGGCGGGAGCAGCAGGTGCAGTTACAGGAGCAACAGGCTCTACAGAACAGAGCTAagcaggaggtggaggctgAAGTCGAGCGTTACAAACAG gAGCTGCAGTACTTGGAGGAAGAGCAGCATCGGGCTAAAACAACTCTGCAGAGCCGAATCAAGGACCGAGAAGATGAAATCCAAAAACTCAGGAATCAG TTGACCAACAAGACTCTCAGCAGCAGCCAGACAGAGCTGGAGAATCGGCTCCACCAGCTGACAGAGACGCTGATCCAGAAGCAGACGATGTTGGAGGCTCTGGGCACGGAAAAAAGTTCCCTGGTCTTCCAGCTGGAGCGACTGGAACAGCAGCTGAAGAACGCCCAGGGAGGACAAAGTGGAGGGCCAGCCATCAACATGAGCAGTATTGATGGACCAG GAGCACGACAAAGAAACACACCAGTCCTTTTCAGTGATCAGGAGAGTCCAGGGGTGTACGGCAAAGTACGCAAAGCAGCCAGCACCATCGACCGTTTCAG CATAAGACTGGGGATCTTCTTGAGGCGCTACCCTATGGCCAGAGTTTTCATTATATTGTACATG GCTGTACTGCATCTGTGGGTCATGATTGTTCTTCTTACTTACACACCAGAAATGCACCACGGCCATCCTGATGGAAGATAG
- the rtf1 gene encoding RNA polymerase-associated protein RTF1 homolog has protein sequence MVNVKKRKGRVVIDSDSEDSASDDNLDQELLSLAKRKRVDSGEQEEPVSKPAASTDSETSDSDDEWTVGGTKGKKKVKQGKGSEKKSATKKKVNKATASGSSDGDSSAESSAPEEGEVSDSESNSSSSSSDSDSSEDDVFRDGYDDDLMGDAEDRARLEQMTEKEREQELFNRIEKREVLKRRFEIKKKLKTAKKKEKEEKKKKQEEEQEKRKLSQVQDTQVVMSHNKERRSKRDEKLDKKSQAMEELKAEREKKKNKTAELLAKRQPLKTSEVYSDDEEEEEEDDDKSSVKSDRSSRSSSYDDDEKEETPPKSQPVSLPDELNRIRLSRHKLERWCHMPFFAKTVTGCFVRIGIGNSSSKPVYRVAEIVDVVETAKVYQLGSTRTNKGLQLRHGGDTRVFRLEFVSNQEFTESEFMKWKEAMMVAGMQVPTLDEITKKEQSIKEALNYKFNDKDIEDIVKEKDRFRKAPPNYAMKKTQLLKDKAMAEESGDGEKVKVIQDELNELEERAEALDRQRTKNISAISYINQRNRSWNIVESEKALVAEGQNAKNQQMDPFTRRQCKPTMVSNARDPSVHAAILAHLNQKYGSGSTPDPSSAEKNKLGQADLKDKDVPKPTTDLSEDLFKVHDFDVKIDLQVPNAEAKSLSVSSNALPVKDGAPRRSLNLEDYKKRRGLI, from the exons ATGGTGAATGTAAAGAAGCGGAAAGGTCGAGTCGTGATTGACTCTGACTCCGAAGACAGTGCTAGCGACGACAATTTAGACCAG GAGCTGCTGTCTTTGGCAAAGAGGAAGAGGGTTGACTCTGGTGAGCAAGAAGAGCCGGTTAGCAAGCCTGCAGCCTCTACAGACTCCGAGACATCTGACAGCGATGATGAG TGGACTGTGGGTGGCACTAAAGGCAAAAAGAAGGTTAAACAAGGGAAGGGATCTGAGAAGAAGAGCGCTACGAAGAAGAAAGTTAATAAAGCTACGGCGTCTGGCAGCTCAGATGGAGACAGCTCAGCTGAGAGCTCTGCACCAGAGGAGG GTGAGGTGTCTGATTCAGAGAGCAACAGTTCATCCTCCAGCTCAGACTCGGACTCTTCGGAGGACGACGTTTTCAGGGACGGCTATGACGATGACTTGATGGGAGACGCAGAAGACAGAGCTCGACTGGAGCagatgacagagaaagaaagagaacaagagCTGTTCAACCGAATTGAGAAGCGAGAAGTGCTAAAGAGACG GTTTGAAATCAAGAAGAAGCTGAAGACGgcaaagaagaaggagaaagaggagaagaaaaagaagcaggaggaagaacaagaaaaaaggaagCTATCTCAGGTTCAAGACACACAAGTG GTCATGTCACATAACAAGGAGAGACGATCCAAACGTGACGAAAAACTCGACAAAAAGTCGCAGGCCATGGAAGAACTAAAGGCCGAAcgtgaaaagaagaaaaacaaaacag CGGAACTGCTGGCCAAACGTCAGCCCCTCAAGACGAGCGAAGTTTACTCTGacgatgaagaggaagaggaggaagacgacGACAAGTCATCAGTCAAAAGCGACCGGAGTTCACGTTCATCGTCTTATGATGATGACGA AAAAGAGGAAACTCCTCCGAAGTCGCAGCCTGTTTCGCTACCAGACGAGCTCAACAGGATCCGTCTCTCCAGACACAAGCTGGAGCGCTGGTGCCACATGCCCTTCTTCGCTAAGACTGTGACTGGCTGCTTTGTGAGGATAGGGATCGGGAACAGCAGCAGTAAACCAGTTTATAGG GTTGCTGAAATTGTAGACGTGGTGGAGACGGCGAAGGTTTACCAACTCGGATCAACACGAACAAACAAAGGATTACAATTAAG GCATGGTGGTGACACACGGGTTTTCAGGCTTGAGTTTGTATCAAATCAGGAGTTTACAGAAAGCGAGTTCATGAAGTGGAAAGAGGCG atGATGGTTGCTGGGATGCAAGTCCCAACTCTTGATGAAATCACCAAAAAGGAGCAGTCCATCAAAGAAGCTCTGAACTACAAGTTCAATGACAAAGACATAGAGGAT ATTGTTAAAGAGAAGGACAGATTCCGAAAAGCACCACCAAATTATGCCATGAAGAAAACACAGTTACTCAAAGATAAG GCCATGGCAGAAGAGAGTGGTGATGgtgaaaaagtgaaagtgatCCAGGATGAGCTGAATGAGCTTGAGGAGAGGGCAGAAGCCCTCGACAGGCAGAGGACCAAGAACATCTCTGCCATCAG CTACATTAATCAGAGGAACAGAAGCTGGAACATTGTTGAATCTGAGAAAGCTCTTGTG GCTGAAggacaaaatgccaaaaaccaGCAAATGGACCCTTTCACACGAAGACAGTGCAAACCCACCATGGTGTCTAAT GCCAGAGACCCGTCAGTCCACGCAGCTATTCTTGCTCATTTGAACCAGAAGTACGGCTCTGGGTCAACGCCAGACCCTTCTAGTGCTGAGAAGAACAAACTG GGTCAAGCAGACCTGAAAGACAAAGATGTCCCCAAGCCAACCACTGACCTCTCAGAGGACTTGTTTAAAGTTCATGATTTTGACGTTAAGATTGACCTTCAGGTTCCCAATGCAG AGGCAAAGTCTCTGTCCGTGAGCTCCAACGCGCTGCCGGTGAAGGACGGCGCTCCCCGCAGGTCCCTCAACTTGGAGGACTACAAGAAGAGGAGGGGGCTGATCTGA